In the genome of Labilithrix sp., the window CTGCGCGGCGAGTCCGAGCGGCACGGGTACCTCGGCGGCGGCCTCGGCCTCGCGTGGCACCCGGAGGCAGGCGTGATCCGCTCGGTGGGCGCCGACTTCGGCGTCGCGCGCTCGGCGTTCACCGGTCGCCCGCCCGGCAGCCGCTACGTGTACCTCGCGCTCACGTCGCTGGACCTCTACTCCGATCTCCTCGGCGGCGGCCGGCGGCGCTTCTTCAATCCGTTCCTCGGCCTCCGCGCCGGCTACGCGCAGTCCGGCGGGCGCGGCGATCTCGCGCTCGGCGGCGCGCTCGGCGTCGACGTGTGGAAGGGCAGGAACGCGCTCGTCGGGCTCGGCGTGCAGGGGCTCGCGCTGATCGGGAACGATCGCGGCGTCCACGCGATGCTGATCCCCGAGCTCGCGTTCGCCTTCGCGTTCTGAAGCTACGGCGCCTTCGTCGTCAGCTTGTCGACGGCGTGCACCGGCGCGCCGTCGCCCTTCATCAGGTGCGCGATCGCGCCGTAGACGAGGCGCTGGCTCTCGACCATGTTCTTGCCCGCGAAGACGGGCGAGACGACGGAGATCGTGAAGTGCCCGCCCGAGCCGGCCTCGACGGCGACCTGGCCGTCCGGGATCTTCTCGAGGATCGCGCTCTTGATCTGGTCCTTGATCTCGCTCATCGGTCAGTACCTGGGCACCGAGGCGTCGACGGTCTGCGACCACGCGTCGATGCCGCCTTCGAGGTTGTAGACCTGCTTGTAGCCGCTGCCGAGGATGCGCTCCGCGGCCTGGCGCGAGCGCATGCCGTGGTGGCACATGAAGACGATCGGGTGATCCTTGGCGATGCCGGCGAGGCTCTTCTCGCCTTCGTAGTGCGTCGCGGCGGCGACCTTCGCGGTGCGGAGCTCCTCGTCGGTGCGCACGTCGAAGAACGCGAACTCCTTGCCCGCGTCGAGCCACTTCTTCACCTCGGCGGCGGACACGCCCTTCACGCGCGGCGGCTCGTTCGGGTTGTCGATGCGGAACGCGCCGCCGTCGGGCGTCTCGACCCAGTGGATCGCGAGGCCGTCGGCCTTCTTCGCGCTCATGCGATCGAAGTAGACCTTCACCCCGCCGGCCTCGACCTCGACGTCGCCCGGCTTCTTCGCGTCGAAGGAGAGGTCGTATTGCCAGTTGTTGGAGATGACGAGGCGGAGCACGTCGCCCGAGCCGTCGTCGGCGTCCTTGATCGCCTTCGCCGCGCCGGCGTCGATGCTGACCTTCGGCGGCGTGACGGGCTTGTCCTCCACCCCGAGCTTCTTCTGGAGATCGCCCGACGCGTACATCTCCTTGACGATGTCGCAGCCGCCGACGAACTCGCCCTCGATGTAGAGCTGCGGGATCGTGGGCCAGCTCGAGTATTCCTTGATGCCGTCGCGTACGCCGGGATCTTGCAGCACGTTCACGGTCTCGAACGGCGTGCCGACCTCCTTGAGGATGCCGACCACTTGCGCGGAGAACCCGCACTGCGGAAAGTGCTTGTTGCCCTTCATGAAGAGCAGCACCTTGTTCTTCTTGATGAGGTCTTCGAGCTGCGCCTTGACGGTGTCGGAGAGCATGTTTCCCGAGGTTTTGCCGCTGGTCCGCCGCGCGGTCAAGCCCCAGGGCGTCGTCCGCATGACGCTTCGACGGCGACGTGACGCTCGCGGTGCGGGCGAGCACGTACGGCCGCGCTTCGAAACGTCACGCGGCTGACGATCGCGCCGGCATGGAAGGTGAAGGAGCGCCTGTCGTTCGGAGGAACTTTCATGAGCGACGAGACGACGGCGAACGAAGCGAAACATGGCGAGAGCAACGGCCCGGCGTCGATGCCCACTGCGCTGCCGGCGCCGCCGCGGATGCCGACGTTCATGCCGCGCATCGTCTCGATCGCGGCGCAGCGTCCGACGCTGAAGCTCGTGTGCTCGAACCCGACGCCGGCGCCGAGCCGGCCCACCGTCCCGAACCTCCGCGTGATCTACGGCAAGCCGTCGAGGCCGCCGCCGTCGATCCCGCCGACCGGCAGCACGCCGATCCGCCGCGCGGCCTGACGTGCGATAGTCGCGGGATGCACGTCCCGCGCGCGTCGATCGCGCTGGCGGTCGCTCTCTCGATCGCCGCCTGCAACCGGCACGAGCCCGTCGCGCGATCGGCGAGCGTCGCGGACGCCGGCGCGCCGGGGCCTTCGGAGCCGGTCGCGGCGGACGCTGCGTCGCCGTCGCCGTCGCCGTCGCCGTCGCCGGAGGACGCCGGGGCGCCGAAGAGCAGCGCGCCGGGGTTCGAAGGCGGCACGATCGAGGGGGACGGCGCGCGCATCGTCATCCCCGAGGGCGCGGTCGCGGCGCCGGTCGCGATCAAGGTCACGCGCGTTCCGGACGCGGAGCTCTCGTCGTGGCCGCGCGGCACCGCGCTCGGCTTCGTGTTCGAGCCGGTCGCGCATCGCTTCCACGTGCCGATCAAGATCGAGCTCCCGCACGACGATCCGTCGGGCGAGGTGATGTGCGAAGCGTCCGGCGGTGAGCGGCAGCTCGAGCGCTTCGACACGAAGCCGGGGCCGAAGCCCTTTCGCTTCTACGTCGTCGAGCTCCCGAAGCGATGTGCGGTCTACTCCCTCGCGCACATGAAGGCGCGCAAGAGCTCGCAGGAGAAGGCCGACGCGATCGTCACGAAGCAGAACGCGTCCTTCAAGTGGGAGAGCAAGGGCAAGGTCTGCGATCCGCACGAGTTCGTGCGCCCGAACGCGGGCAAGGACCTCCGCGAGCCGGCGGGTCTCGACGGCTGCCCCGCGGGGATGGCGAAGATCCCGGGGCGCGCGGCGTGCGTCGACCGGTGGGAGGCGCACGTGGTCGAGGTGCTCGAGGACGGCACGGAGCACACGTGGAGCCCCTACTTCAACCCGGCCGGCGTGAAGATCCGGGCGAAGAGCGCGCCGGGCGCGGTCCCGCAGGGGTACATCTCCGCGCTCCAGTCGGCGGAGGCGTGCAAGGCGGCGAGCAAGCGGCTCTGCAAGGACGACGAGTGGGTCGCCGCCTGCAAGGGCGCGAAGGGCGTGCAGTTCCCGTACGGCAACGCCGAGAAGCGTGGAACATGCAACGATCATCGCGTCGCCCATCCCGCGATGCAGTACCTCGAGTCGCGCGACCTCTCCGTGTTCTCGAAGCTCGAGCACCCGTGCATCAACCAGATCTCCGATTCGCTCCTCCCCGCCGGCAGCAAGAAGGAGTGCAAGACGTCGGAGGCCGTGTTCGACATGGTTGGAAACCTCCACGAATGGAGCGCCGATCCCGACGGCACCTTCCGCGGCGGCTACTACGTCGACACGTGGCTCAACGGGCACGGCTGCGACTACGTAACGACGCGGCATGAAGCGCGTTATTGGGACTACTCGACGGGCTTCCGCTGCTGCGCCGACCTCGCGAGCGCGAAGTAATCCTTCGCCGTCCCGGATCGGTGGCTGGCGTTCGTGGTGCGCCGAGAGCACGATGAGAGGATGCGCCGCGTCTTTTCGTTGGTCATGGCGTCCTCGTTCGCGGTCGCGATCGTGGTCGCCGCGTGCAAGTCGGGAGAGCCCGAGAACCAGTTCGTGCCGCGCCCGTCTCCGTCACGATCACGGACGTCCGCGGCCGCACGGAGACGATGCAGATCAACGAGGCCGGCAACTTCAGCTCGACG includes:
- a CDS encoding BolA family transcriptional regulator, whose translation is MSEIKDQIKSAILEKIPDGQVAVEAGSGGHFTISVVSPVFAGKNMVESQRLVYGAIAHLMKGDGAPVHAVDKLTTKAP
- the grxD gene encoding Grx4 family monothiol glutaredoxin; this encodes MLSDTVKAQLEDLIKKNKVLLFMKGNKHFPQCGFSAQVVGILKEVGTPFETVNVLQDPGVRDGIKEYSSWPTIPQLYIEGEFVGGCDIVKEMYASGDLQKKLGVEDKPVTPPKVSIDAGAAKAIKDADDGSGDVLRLVISNNWQYDLSFDAKKPGDVEVEAGGVKVYFDRMSAKKADGLAIHWVETPDGGAFRIDNPNEPPRVKGVSAAEVKKWLDAGKEFAFFDVRTDEELRTAKVAAATHYEGEKSLAGIAKDHPIVFMCHHGMRSRQAAERILGSGYKQVYNLEGGIDAWSQTVDASVPRY
- a CDS encoding SUMF1/EgtB/PvdO family nonheme iron enzyme, with translation MHVPRASIALAVALSIAACNRHEPVARSASVADAGAPGPSEPVAADAASPSPSPSPSPEDAGAPKSSAPGFEGGTIEGDGARIVIPEGAVAAPVAIKVTRVPDAELSSWPRGTALGFVFEPVAHRFHVPIKIELPHDDPSGEVMCEASGGERQLERFDTKPGPKPFRFYVVELPKRCAVYSLAHMKARKSSQEKADAIVTKQNASFKWESKGKVCDPHEFVRPNAGKDLREPAGLDGCPAGMAKIPGRAACVDRWEAHVVEVLEDGTEHTWSPYFNPAGVKIRAKSAPGAVPQGYISALQSAEACKAASKRLCKDDEWVAACKGAKGVQFPYGNAEKRGTCNDHRVAHPAMQYLESRDLSVFSKLEHPCINQISDSLLPAGSKKECKTSEAVFDMVGNLHEWSADPDGTFRGGYYVDTWLNGHGCDYVTTRHEARYWDYSTGFRCCADLASAK